From the genome of Azospira restricta, one region includes:
- a CDS encoding RidA family protein, with protein MDIERHGTTRRYSDVVAHGDTAYLVEVPETLTADIATQTREVLASIERLLARAGSDKTRLLMVTIYLSDMREYAAMNEVWDDWVPEGTAPVRACVEARLANPGYRVEMVVTAAR; from the coding sequence ATGGATATCGAACGCCACGGCACCACCCGCCGCTACTCCGACGTCGTCGCCCACGGCGACACCGCCTACCTGGTCGAAGTGCCGGAGACGCTGACCGCCGACATCGCCACGCAGACGCGCGAGGTGCTGGCCAGCATCGAGCGCCTGCTCGCCCGCGCCGGCAGCGACAAGACCCGCCTCTTGATGGTCACCATCTACCTCAGCGACATGCGCGAGTACGCGGCGATGAACGAAGTCTGGGACGACTGGGTGCCCGAAGGCACGGCGCCGGTGCGCGCCTGCGTCGAGGCGCGGCTGGCGAACCCCGGCTACCGCGTGGAGATGGTGGTGACCGCGGCGCGCTGA
- a CDS encoding tautomerase family protein has translation MPIVTITVRKPKTAEFKKTVLSAIQAALVTVGVNVNDRFHRVLELDGDDFHYDPTFPDVRTARTDDFVLVEILLGTGRSVKVKKQILNGIVERLAATGFDPENLMVCFQDVPWENWSPAGGRVPHA, from the coding sequence ATGCCCATCGTCACCATCACCGTGCGCAAGCCGAAGACCGCAGAATTCAAGAAGACCGTGCTGTCGGCGATCCAGGCCGCGCTGGTGACGGTCGGCGTGAACGTCAACGACCGCTTCCACCGCGTGCTCGAACTCGACGGCGACGATTTCCACTACGACCCGACCTTCCCCGACGTGCGCACCGCCCGCACCGACGACTTCGTCCTCGTCGAAATCCTTCTCGGCACCGGCCGCAGCGTCAAGGTCAAGAAGCAGATTCTCAACGGCATCGTCGAGCGCCTGGCGGCGACCGGCTTCGACCCGGAAAACCTGATGGTCTGCTTCCAGGACGTGCCGTGGGAGAACTGGTCGCCGGCCGGCGGGCGCGTGCCGCATGCGTAG
- a CDS encoding RidA family protein, which translates to MKTPVDTVTPAGMFAPIGAYSHLTRAGSLIMISGTPGVDPASGQLAGADAYRQARQIVRNFRLLLAEVGAELRDVMHVNVFLKRVEDFAEMNRGYAEEFGEHLPARTVICVADLPKAGALMTMNLTAVAAPA; encoded by the coding sequence ATGAAGACGCCCGTCGACACCGTCACCCCCGCCGGCATGTTCGCGCCGATCGGCGCCTACAGCCACCTGACCCGCGCCGGGTCCTTGATCATGATTTCGGGAACGCCCGGCGTCGATCCCGCCAGCGGGCAGCTGGCCGGCGCCGACGCCTACCGCCAGGCGCGCCAGATCGTCCGCAATTTCCGCCTGCTGCTCGCCGAAGTCGGCGCGGAACTGCGCGACGTGATGCATGTCAATGTCTTCCTGAAGCGCGTCGAGGATTTCGCCGAGATGAACCGCGGCTACGCGGAGGAATTCGGCGAGCACCTGCCGGCGCGCACGGTGATCTGCGTCGCCGACCTGCCGAAGGCCGGCGCCCTGATGACGATGAACCTGACCGCGGTCGCCGCCCCCGCCTAG
- a CDS encoding DUF1330 domain-containing protein — translation MTKGYWIARVDITDMEKYKDYIAANAAAFSKYGARFLVRSGRSETPEGTSRARNVVIEFPSYQAALDCWHSPEYQHAITLRKDVSTIDLVIIEGYDGPQPA, via the coding sequence ATGACCAAAGGCTACTGGATCGCCCGCGTCGACATCACCGACATGGAGAAGTACAAGGACTACATCGCCGCCAACGCCGCCGCGTTCAGCAAGTACGGCGCCCGCTTCCTGGTGCGCTCCGGGCGCTCCGAAACCCCCGAGGGCACGAGCCGCGCGCGCAACGTGGTGATCGAGTTCCCGTCGTACCAAGCGGCGCTCGACTGCTGGCACTCGCCCGAATACCAGCACGCGATCACGCTGCGGAAGGACGTGTCGACCATCGACCTGGTCATCATCGAAGGCTACGACGGCCCGCAGCCCGCATAG
- a CDS encoding VOC family protein — MLVLDHVSISVPDLDAARPFYDAVMAALGVAKVYDRADALGYGVRCNAVEDFHSCLAVYQSAGANLDAKRHWCFKATTRAQVRAFHAAGLAHGGRDDGGPGLRPHYHAHYYGAFLLDPCGNRVEAVCHRAEDGD, encoded by the coding sequence ATGCTCGTACTCGACCACGTCTCGATCTCCGTCCCCGACCTCGACGCCGCCCGCCCGTTCTACGACGCGGTGATGGCGGCGCTCGGCGTCGCCAAGGTCTACGACCGCGCCGACGCGCTCGGCTACGGCGTGCGCTGCAACGCCGTCGAGGACTTCCATTCCTGCCTCGCCGTCTATCAGTCGGCCGGCGCCAACCTCGACGCGAAACGCCACTGGTGCTTCAAGGCGACGACGCGCGCCCAGGTGCGCGCCTTCCATGCCGCCGGCCTCGCCCACGGCGGCCGCGACGACGGCGGGCCGGGGCTGCGCCCGCACTACCATGCGCACTACTACGGCGCCTTCCTGCTCGACCCCTGCGGCAACCGCGTCGAGGCGGTGTGCCACCGCGCCGAGGACGGCGATTGA
- a CDS encoding OsmC family protein, whose amino-acid sequence MNPETLRALQAPLKERYRDTPEAALVTLRAQGRLGDGVSCRIETGKALVEAGLHPATGGSGQAACSGDMLLEALVACAGVTLNAVATALGIELRDATLQAEGDLDFRGTLGVAKEAPVGFRNIRLNFTLDTDASEEQLATLLRLTERYCVVYQTLAHPPALAVSRKRAGRD is encoded by the coding sequence ATGAACCCCGAAACCCTCCGCGCGCTGCAGGCGCCGCTCAAGGAACGCTACCGCGACACCCCGGAAGCCGCGCTGGTCACGCTGCGCGCGCAGGGCCGCCTCGGCGACGGCGTCAGCTGCCGCATCGAGACCGGCAAGGCGCTGGTCGAGGCCGGCCTGCATCCGGCCACCGGCGGCAGCGGGCAGGCCGCGTGCTCCGGCGACATGCTGCTCGAAGCGCTGGTCGCCTGCGCCGGCGTCACGTTGAACGCGGTGGCCACCGCGCTCGGCATCGAACTGCGCGACGCCACGCTGCAGGCCGAGGGCGACCTCGACTTTCGCGGCACGCTCGGCGTCGCCAAGGAGGCGCCGGTCGGTTTCCGGAACATCCGCCTCAACTTCACGCTCGACACCGACGCCAGCGAGGAGCAGCTCGCCACGCTGCTGCGCCTGACCGAGCGCTACTGCGTCGTGTACCAGACGCTGGCGCACCCGCCGGCGCTCGCCGTCAGCCGCAAGCGCGCCGGCCGGGACTGA
- a CDS encoding 2OG-Fe(II) oxygenase family protein, translated as MVKKGNPWVEASDVIPMFPTLVWKLQLKAEIHDAIDARILAMLEEARRDLPEIGLGQGWQSDQTLHERKELQELVSCIRNATKSVLQFLRIADDAFEITGCWATVLAKGAMHRAHSHPNNFLSGVYYVRTQQGADAINFHDPRHQASVIRPPVVELTAENTDQVVVRVTNGTLLLFPSYLEHSVDSNTSEEKRISLSFNIMFTSFTEKLSRPLW; from the coding sequence ATGGTCAAGAAAGGCAATCCGTGGGTTGAAGCATCGGACGTTATTCCGATGTTTCCCACCTTGGTCTGGAAACTTCAGCTCAAGGCGGAAATCCACGATGCGATAGACGCAAGGATTCTCGCGATGCTTGAAGAAGCGAGGCGGGATTTGCCCGAAATTGGGCTCGGCCAAGGGTGGCAGTCAGACCAAACGCTGCATGAACGCAAGGAGCTCCAGGAACTCGTTTCATGCATCCGTAACGCGACGAAGAGCGTCCTGCAGTTCTTGCGCATCGCCGATGACGCCTTCGAAATTACTGGCTGCTGGGCCACTGTTCTCGCCAAGGGTGCTATGCACAGGGCTCACAGCCACCCCAACAACTTCTTGAGCGGCGTCTACTACGTCCGTACTCAGCAGGGTGCCGATGCAATAAACTTTCATGACCCGAGGCATCAGGCAAGCGTCATCAGGCCGCCCGTGGTGGAGCTCACGGCCGAGAATACTGACCAGGTCGTTGTCAGAGTGACCAACGGGACCCTCCTGCTGTTCCCTTCCTATCTGGAACACTCCGTCGACAGCAACACCAGTGAAGAAAAGAGAATCAGCCTAAGCTTCAACATCATGTTCACTTCGTTCACCGAGAAACTTAGCCGACCTCTGTGGTGA
- a CDS encoding VOC family protein, which yields MPHCLIDHLTVTAPSLAAGAEFVRAALGVAPQAGGEHPRMGTHNLLLRLGDARFLEVIAANPAAPAPDRPRWFALDTLTPQSRPTLATWVARTADIHAAAAASSEPLGAIEPMRRGTLDWLITIPADGALPLGGVAPALIEWHTDAHPAAGLPDHGLALAGLELLHPEPERVSRLLRSLGLADAATVSAAATPAVVAHIDTPQGRRRLAVP from the coding sequence TTGCCGCACTGCCTGATCGACCACCTCACCGTCACCGCGCCGTCGCTCGCCGCCGGCGCCGAGTTCGTGCGCGCCGCGCTCGGCGTCGCGCCGCAGGCCGGCGGCGAACATCCGCGCATGGGCACGCACAACCTGCTGCTGCGGCTCGGCGACGCCCGCTTCCTCGAAGTCATCGCCGCCAACCCGGCGGCGCCGGCGCCGGACCGGCCGCGCTGGTTCGCGCTCGACACGCTGACGCCGCAGTCGCGCCCGACGCTGGCCACCTGGGTGGCGCGCACCGCCGACATCCATGCGGCCGCCGCCGCGTCGTCCGAGCCGCTCGGCGCGATCGAGCCGATGCGCCGCGGCACGCTCGACTGGCTGATCACGATTCCCGCCGACGGCGCGCTGCCGCTCGGCGGCGTCGCGCCGGCACTGATCGAATGGCACACCGACGCGCACCCGGCGGCCGGCCTGCCCGATCACGGCCTCGCGCTGGCCGGGCTGGAGCTCCTTCACCCCGAGCCCGAGCGTGTCAGCCGGCTGCTGCGTTCGCTCGGCCTCGCCGATGCGGCGACCGTATCGGCGGCGGCGACGCCCGCCGTCGTCGCGCACATCGACACGCCGCAAGGACGGCGCCGGCTGGCCGTGCCCTGA
- a CDS encoding GIY-YIG nuclease family protein: MVIKLTRDERQFLCRYDIPLEGVLDARGQCRQEYQLVMKENGARVAITDSRCAAEGHRMRSRHGKCIQCDPSSIAFSKRYRDTGYVYLALSLSPKILIKIGSSKKKNLDLRAEELNSHKCGGRTNWKIVNAVLCLEAGRVENEIQAALKDYQVVLDYGSKSGASRELFKCHLLVAVDVFDEITGVNKAK, encoded by the coding sequence ATGGTTATCAAACTTACGAGAGATGAACGCCAGTTTCTGTGCCGGTACGACATCCCATTGGAGGGTGTGCTTGATGCAAGAGGGCAGTGTCGACAGGAGTACCAACTGGTGATGAAGGAAAATGGAGCGAGGGTGGCCATTACGGATTCTCGTTGTGCCGCTGAAGGACATCGGATGCGGAGTCGCCATGGCAAGTGCATACAATGCGATCCATCAAGTATCGCATTCTCAAAACGGTACCGTGATACAGGGTACGTCTACCTTGCGTTGTCGCTGAGTCCGAAAATTTTGATAAAAATCGGTAGCTCTAAAAAAAAGAATCTGGATCTGCGAGCGGAAGAACTCAATTCGCATAAATGCGGAGGTCGAACGAACTGGAAAATTGTCAACGCCGTACTCTGCTTAGAGGCTGGGCGTGTCGAAAATGAGATTCAGGCAGCCTTAAAGGACTATCAAGTTGTACTGGATTACGGATCAAAGTCTGGTGCTTCTAGGGAACTTTTTAAGTGCCACCTCTTGGTCGCGGTTGATGTGTTCGATGAAATTACAGGGGTAAATAAAGCTAAGTAA
- a CDS encoding type II toxin-antitoxin system RelE/ParE family toxin has product MKLVISPAALAELQDAAAFYALKANAELGLAFVAEFERTANLVLDHPQLGAAFRGTRRQYSLRRFPFRIIYQATAEELRILAVAHHRRRPGYWANRK; this is encoded by the coding sequence GTGAAGCTCGTCATTTCGCCGGCAGCACTCGCCGAACTGCAGGACGCAGCCGCCTTCTATGCGTTGAAGGCAAATGCCGAACTCGGTCTGGCGTTTGTCGCCGAGTTCGAGCGAACGGCGAACCTCGTTCTAGACCACCCTCAACTCGGCGCGGCATTTCGAGGCACTCGCCGGCAGTACTCGCTCCGCCGATTTCCCTTCCGCATCATCTACCAAGCGACAGCGGAGGAGCTCCGCATTCTGGCGGTCGCGCACCACAGGCGACGCCCGGGATACTGGGCGAATCGAAAATAG
- a CDS encoding DUF294 nucleotidyltransferase-like domain-containing protein, producing the protein MPGSATDAVRPFSPYTPVRAILRKPVPVLAPDADVRSALEYLDRNAVDSLAVVDPKSGAPLGILTLRDVVHRIALNGGDLDQPVATVMTGGVVTLPAEATVHQASVLMIRRNLRHLVLIEGDGRYAGILAQADLYARPSARSGELVAAIAAAGCVSSLAAVAAEVRAFSAQLLAEGLAADALCQQISALNDLIGLQAIDLVAERHELPYVPWCWLVFGSEGRLEQTLATDQDNGLVFAADSKEEADALRKVFLPFARDVNDALDACGFPLCKGSIMAGNPELCLSLAEWKEKFYQWLHVAEPQAVLNATIFFDLRPLFGDEHLAAELQSWLLARTPDCHAFLRAMAEGALNWQSPLGWLNGFRYDDNKDFPHTIDLKLHGVRPFVDGARIWSLAKGVAATNTGERLRTVGPLLHQRPEETAAFLGALDQVQRMRFANQLRADSHAGANRVDPDRLNELDRQILKEAFRQVKRLQQQLEIEFLRTA; encoded by the coding sequence ATGCCCGGATCAGCTACTGACGCGGTACGCCCGTTCTCGCCCTACACGCCGGTGCGCGCCATCCTGCGCAAGCCGGTGCCGGTGCTGGCGCCCGACGCCGACGTGCGCTCCGCACTCGAATACCTGGACCGCAACGCGGTCGACTCGCTCGCCGTCGTCGACCCGAAGAGCGGCGCCCCGCTCGGCATCCTGACGCTGCGCGACGTCGTCCATCGCATCGCGCTCAACGGCGGCGACCTCGACCAGCCGGTGGCGACGGTGATGACCGGCGGCGTCGTCACGCTGCCGGCCGAGGCCACCGTGCACCAGGCGAGCGTGCTGATGATCCGCCGCAACCTGCGCCACCTCGTGCTCATCGAGGGCGACGGCCGCTACGCCGGCATCCTCGCCCAGGCCGACCTCTACGCGCGGCCGAGCGCACGCAGCGGCGAGCTGGTCGCGGCGATCGCCGCCGCCGGCTGCGTCTCCTCGCTCGCCGCGGTCGCCGCCGAGGTGCGCGCCTTCTCCGCGCAGCTGCTCGCCGAAGGCCTCGCCGCCGACGCGCTGTGCCAGCAGATCTCCGCGCTCAACGACCTGATCGGGCTGCAGGCGATCGACCTCGTCGCCGAGCGCCACGAGCTGCCCTACGTGCCGTGGTGCTGGCTGGTCTTCGGCTCGGAGGGGCGGCTCGAGCAGACGCTCGCCACCGACCAGGACAACGGCCTCGTCTTCGCCGCCGACAGCAAGGAGGAGGCCGACGCGCTGCGCAAGGTCTTCCTGCCGTTCGCCCGCGACGTGAACGACGCGCTCGACGCCTGCGGCTTCCCGCTGTGCAAGGGCAGCATCATGGCCGGCAACCCCGAGCTGTGCCTGTCGCTCGCCGAATGGAAGGAAAAGTTCTACCAGTGGCTGCACGTCGCCGAGCCGCAGGCGGTGCTCAACGCGACGATCTTCTTCGACCTGCGCCCGCTGTTCGGCGACGAGCACCTCGCCGCCGAGCTGCAGTCCTGGCTGCTGGCGCGCACGCCGGACTGCCACGCCTTCCTGCGCGCTATGGCCGAGGGCGCGCTCAACTGGCAGTCGCCGCTCGGCTGGCTGAACGGCTTCCGCTACGACGACAACAAGGACTTCCCGCACACCATCGACCTCAAGCTGCACGGCGTGCGCCCCTTCGTCGACGGCGCGCGCATCTGGTCGCTGGCCAAGGGCGTCGCCGCCACCAACACCGGCGAGCGGCTGCGCACCGTCGGCCCGCTGCTGCACCAGCGCCCCGAGGAAACCGCCGCCTTCCTCGGCGCCCTCGACCAGGTGCAGCGCATGCGCTTCGCCAACCAGCTGCGCGCCGACTCGCACGCCGGCGCCAACCGCGTCGACCCCGACCGCCTGAACGAACTCGACCGGCAGATCCTCAAGGAAGCCTTCCGCCAGGTGAAGCGGCTGCAGCAGCAGCTGGAGATCGAGTTCCTGCGGACGGCCTGA
- the murI gene encoding glutamate racemase yields the protein MIGIFDSGLGGLSVLAAIARALPRADLVYLADTAHVPYGNKPDGFIRGRVEAIGEHLVAQGCRMLVVACNTATAAAVEALREKHPQLPIVGVEPGVKPAAASSRSRRIAVLATESTANSERLARLIAAHAQGVAVQVEPCPGWATRVETLHPDDPGFAAEVAARVEPLLAAGADRIVLGCTHYSFLAPILSPLVAGRAELVDVAEAVARQCLRLAGSAGDGSGRLDLHATAQPERLRAALPALGLGWLAERAHGQPVLARI from the coding sequence ATGATCGGCATCTTCGACTCCGGCCTCGGCGGCCTCTCCGTCCTCGCAGCCATCGCCCGCGCCTTGCCGCGCGCCGACCTCGTCTACCTAGCCGATACCGCGCACGTGCCCTACGGCAACAAGCCGGACGGTTTCATCCGCGGGCGCGTCGAGGCGATCGGCGAGCATCTGGTGGCACAGGGCTGCCGCATGCTGGTGGTCGCCTGCAACACGGCGACGGCGGCGGCGGTGGAGGCCCTGCGCGAGAAGCATCCGCAGTTGCCGATCGTCGGCGTCGAGCCCGGCGTCAAGCCGGCGGCGGCGAGTTCGCGCTCGCGCCGCATCGCGGTGCTGGCGACCGAGTCGACGGCCAACAGCGAGCGGCTGGCGCGGCTGATCGCGGCGCACGCGCAGGGCGTCGCGGTGCAGGTCGAGCCCTGCCCGGGCTGGGCGACGCGGGTGGAGACGCTGCATCCGGACGATCCCGGGTTCGCCGCCGAGGTCGCCGCGCGCGTCGAGCCGCTGCTCGCCGCCGGCGCCGACCGCATCGTGCTCGGCTGCACGCACTACAGCTTCCTCGCACCTATCCTCTCGCCGCTGGTGGCGGGGCGCGCCGAGCTGGTCGACGTGGCCGAGGCGGTGGCGCGCCAGTGCCTGCGGCTAGCCGGCAGCGCCGGCGACGGCAGCGGACGGCTGGATCTGCATGCGACCGCGCAGCCGGAACGCCTGCGCGCGGCGCTGCCGGCGCTCGGACTGGGCTGGCTGGCCGAGCGTGCGCACGGGCAGCCGGTGCTGGCGCGGATTTGA
- a CDS encoding addiction module protein: MSSQLEMLEAEALKLTAGERAAFAQLLLASLDEDAEIEEAWAAETERRIAEIESGAVQAVPIADALAQVRAALK; the protein is encoded by the coding sequence ATGAGTAGCCAACTGGAAATGCTCGAAGCCGAGGCCCTCAAGCTCACCGCGGGCGAGCGCGCGGCGTTCGCCCAGCTCCTGCTCGCCAGCCTCGACGAAGATGCGGAGATCGAAGAGGCGTGGGCCGCTGAAACCGAGCGCAGGATCGCGGAAATCGAGAGCGGCGCAGTACAAGCCGTTCCCATCGCCGACGCACTGGCTCAGGTTCGCGCCGCGCTTAAGTGA
- a CDS encoding fumarate hydratase yields the protein MTAIKQEDLIQSIADAFQYISYYHPLDYISALGEAYEREESPAAKDAIAQILTNSRMSAEGHRPICQDTGIGMVFLKVGMNVTWPDATMSLQKMVDEGVRRAYANPDNPLRASVLADPAGARRNTKDNTPAVVHFEIVEGDGVEVICAAKGGGSEAKSKFAMLNPSDDLVDWVLKKIPEMGAGWCPPGIIGIGIGGTPEKAMLLAKESIMAPVDIHELKDKAASGAKLTRAEELRLELYEKVNALGVGAQGLGGLTTVLDVKVLDYPCHAANLPVALVPNCAATRHCHFHLDGSGPAHLPTPKLEDWPAVTWTPDLKSATRVDLNTLTKEQVAAWKPGQKLLLNGKMLTGRDAAHKRISDMLAKGEQLPVDFTNRVIYYVGPVDPVRDEVVGPAGPTTATRMDKFTRMMLEQTGLISMIGKSERGPVAIEAIKDNKSAYLMAVGGAAYLVAKAIKSAKVVGFADLGMEAIYEFEVQDMPVTVAVDSSGTSVHNTGPKEWQAKIGKIPVAVA from the coding sequence ATGACCGCCATCAAGCAGGAAGACCTGATCCAGTCGATCGCCGACGCCTTCCAGTACATCAGCTACTACCACCCGCTCGACTACATCAGCGCGCTGGGCGAAGCCTACGAGCGCGAGGAGTCGCCGGCGGCGAAGGACGCGATCGCGCAGATCCTGACCAACAGCCGCATGTCGGCCGAAGGCCACCGCCCGATCTGCCAGGACACCGGCATCGGCATGGTCTTCCTCAAGGTCGGCATGAACGTCACCTGGCCGGACGCGACGATGAGCCTGCAGAAGATGGTCGACGAAGGCGTCCGCCGCGCCTACGCCAACCCGGACAACCCGCTGCGCGCCTCGGTGCTGGCCGACCCGGCCGGCGCCCGCAGGAACACCAAGGACAACACCCCGGCCGTCGTGCACTTCGAGATCGTCGAGGGCGACGGCGTCGAGGTCATCTGCGCCGCCAAGGGCGGCGGCTCTGAAGCGAAGTCCAAGTTCGCCATGCTCAACCCCTCCGACGACCTGGTCGACTGGGTGCTCAAGAAGATCCCGGAAATGGGCGCCGGCTGGTGCCCGCCGGGGATCATCGGCATCGGCATCGGCGGCACGCCGGAGAAGGCGATGCTGCTGGCCAAGGAATCGATCATGGCGCCGGTCGACATCCACGAGCTGAAGGACAAGGCCGCCTCCGGCGCCAAGCTGACCCGCGCCGAGGAACTGCGCCTCGAGCTGTACGAAAAGGTCAACGCGCTCGGCGTCGGCGCCCAGGGCCTCGGCGGCCTGACCACGGTGCTCGACGTCAAGGTGCTCGACTACCCGTGCCACGCCGCCAACCTGCCGGTGGCCCTCGTCCCGAACTGCGCCGCCACCCGCCACTGCCACTTCCACCTCGACGGCTCCGGCCCGGCCCACCTGCCGACGCCGAAGCTCGAGGACTGGCCGGCGGTGACCTGGACGCCGGACCTCAAGTCGGCCACCCGCGTCGACCTGAACACGCTGACCAAGGAGCAGGTCGCCGCGTGGAAGCCGGGCCAGAAGCTGCTCTTGAACGGCAAGATGCTGACCGGCCGCGACGCCGCGCACAAGCGCATCTCCGACATGCTGGCCAAGGGCGAGCAGCTGCCGGTCGACTTCACCAACCGCGTCATCTACTACGTCGGCCCGGTCGACCCGGTGCGCGACGAAGTGGTCGGCCCGGCCGGCCCGACGACGGCGACCCGCATGGACAAGTTCACGCGCATGATGCTGGAGCAGACCGGCCTCATCTCGATGATCGGCAAGTCCGAGCGCGGCCCGGTCGCGATCGAGGCGATCAAGGACAACAAGAGCGCCTACCTGATGGCCGTCGGCGGCGCCGCCTACCTGGTCGCCAAGGCGATCAAGTCGGCCAAGGTCGTCGGCTTCGCCGACCTCGGCATGGAAGCGATCTACGAGTTCGAGGTGCAGGACATGCCGGTGACGGTCGCCGTCGACTCGTCGGGCACCTCGGTGCACAACACCGGCCCGAAGGAGTGGCAGGCGAAGATCGGCAAGATTCCGGTCGCCGTCGCGTAA
- a CDS encoding VOC family protein, producing MPDVIGIDHIYIAVADLDRSESFYDRVLVDTLGFRKKRFALGSEPHVHYFNRHFGYVLRPARHATAHDAYAPGLHHFCLRVDSADDVAATAARLRALGIAASPAEHRPEYAPDYWATFFSDPDGIRLEVTNYRQERRERHDRWPTTDGGTDASAEAAGRGD from the coding sequence ATGCCCGACGTCATCGGCATCGACCACATCTACATCGCCGTCGCCGACCTCGACCGCTCGGAGTCGTTCTACGACCGGGTTCTCGTCGATACCCTCGGCTTTCGCAAGAAGCGCTTCGCCCTCGGCAGCGAGCCGCACGTCCACTACTTCAACCGCCACTTCGGCTACGTCCTGCGGCCGGCGCGCCACGCCACGGCGCACGACGCCTACGCGCCCGGCCTACACCACTTCTGCCTGCGCGTCGACTCGGCCGACGACGTGGCGGCGACCGCCGCGCGCCTGCGCGCCCTCGGCATCGCCGCCTCACCGGCGGAGCATCGCCCCGAGTACGCTCCCGACTACTGGGCGACCTTCTTCAGCGACCCGGACGGCATCCGCCTGGAAGTGACCAACTACCGCCAGGAGCGGCGCGAGCGCCACGACCGCTGGCCGACGACGGACGGCGGCACCGACGCGAGCGCCGAGGCAGCCGGCCGCGGGGACTGA
- a CDS encoding M15 family metallopeptidase: MSEHTEASVLEVAEAGAGGRDHLLTPAAANAWRNLKAAALADGVSLFIVSAFRSIDRQFEIVRRKRERGTAIDTILSVCAPPGFSEHHTGRAIDLSTPGCRPLETEFDQTMAFSWLSAHAAEFGYRLSYPVGNPQGYQYEPWHWCFDDIHRPACPPRSGLDGTAEAQ; the protein is encoded by the coding sequence TTGAGCGAGCACACGGAAGCGAGCGTCCTCGAAGTTGCCGAAGCCGGCGCCGGGGGACGCGACCATCTGCTGACCCCGGCAGCGGCAAACGCCTGGCGCAATCTCAAGGCCGCAGCCCTCGCCGACGGCGTCTCGCTCTTCATCGTCTCGGCCTTCCGCAGCATCGACCGCCAGTTCGAGATCGTTCGGCGAAAGCGGGAACGCGGCACGGCGATCGACACAATCCTGTCCGTTTGCGCACCTCCCGGCTTCAGCGAGCACCACACCGGGCGCGCCATCGACCTATCGACTCCCGGCTGTCGGCCGCTTGAAACCGAGTTCGATCAAACCATGGCATTTTCCTGGCTCAGCGCGCATGCGGCCGAGTTCGGCTACCGCCTCTCGTATCCCGTCGGCAATCCGCAGGGCTACCAATATGAGCCATGGCATTGGTGTTTCGACGACATCCACCGCCCCGCCTGCCCGCCGCGCTCCGGCCTCGACGGCACCGCCGAGGCACAATGA
- a CDS encoding gamma carbonic anhydrase family protein: MPLSPYLDTFPVLAEGTYVHDSAQVIGDVTLGRDSSLWCNAVLRGDVNRIVVGDCSNIQDLTMGHVSHRNTAKPDGSPLLIGSHVTVGHAVILHGCTIGDECLIGMGSIVMDDAVIEPRVMLGAGSLVAPGKVLESGFLYVGRPAAKLRPLTADEIAYLRYSAEHYVRVKNNHLASANGDGAAPR; this comes from the coding sequence ATGCCGCTTTCCCCGTATCTCGACACCTTCCCGGTTCTCGCCGAGGGAACCTATGTTCATGACTCCGCCCAGGTGATCGGCGACGTCACGCTCGGCCGCGACAGCTCGCTGTGGTGCAACGCCGTCCTGCGCGGCGACGTCAACCGCATCGTCGTCGGCGACTGCAGCAACATCCAGGACCTGACGATGGGCCACGTCTCGCACCGGAACACGGCGAAGCCGGACGGCTCGCCGCTGCTGATCGGCAGCCACGTCACCGTCGGCCACGCGGTGATCCTGCACGGCTGCACGATCGGCGACGAATGCCTGATCGGCATGGGCTCGATCGTCATGGACGACGCCGTGATCGAGCCCCGCGTGATGCTCGGCGCCGGCAGTCTGGTGGCGCCGGGCAAGGTGCTGGAAAGCGGCTTCCTCTACGTCGGCCGGCCGGCGGCGAAGCTGCGGCCGCTGACCGCCGACGAGATCGCCTATCTCCGCTATTCGGCCGAGCACTACGTGCGGGTGAAGAACAACCACCTCGCCAGCGCGAACGGCGACGGCGCAGCTCCCCGATAA